The Stigmatopora argus isolate UIUO_Sarg chromosome 16, RoL_Sarg_1.0, whole genome shotgun sequence genome has a window encoding:
- the LOC144091081 gene encoding molybdopterin synthase catalytic subunit isoform X1 has product MNPHSPPVAAAASQMGRDVFKLNRDRPSTEEAVAAVGSASCGAISLFVGTTREDRCEGGKVVGLEYEAYEAMVESELARLCRDVRSRWPGVAHIYVHHRLGWVKVGEASVVAAVSSPHRHDSQRALGHLVDGLKAKLPVWKKEVYDGREAAWKENAECSWARCRGNDGVQKKLSLQ; this is encoded by the exons ATGAACCCGCACTCGCCGCCC gtggcggcggcggcgtcgcaGATGGGGCGGGACGTCTTCAAGCTGAACCGCGATCGGCCGTCGACGGAGgaggcggtggcggcggtgggCAGCGCTTCCTGCGGAGCCATTTCTCTCTTCGTAG GGACCACGCGCGAGGACCGTTGCGAGGGCGGGAAGGTGGTCGGTCTGGAGTACGAGGCGTACGAGGCCATGGTCGAATCGGAGCTCGCCAGGCTGTGCCGGGATGTCAGATCGCGCTGGCCCGGCGTGGCGCACATCTACGTGCACCACCGACTCGG GTGGGTGAAAGTAGGCGAGGCCAGCGTGGTGGCGGCCGTCTCGTCGCCGCACCGCCATGACAGTCAGCGGGCCCTGGGTCACCTGGTGGACGGCTTGAAGGCCAAGCTTCCCGTGTGGAAGAAG GAAGTGTACGACGGGCGCGAGGCCGCCTGGAAGGAAAACGCCGAGTGCTCCTGGGCCCGTTGCCGTGGAAATGATGgcgtgcaaaaaaaattgtcGCTCCAATAA
- the ugcg gene encoding ceramide glucosyltransferase isoform X1: protein MALAEVAMQGLAVFGLLLFAVLWLMHFMSIIYVRLHLHKKTSEVKQPAGVSLLKPLKGVDPNLISNLETFFTLDYPKYEVLMCVQDADDPAVDVCKKLLAKYPNVDARLFVGGKKVGINPKINNLMPGYEGAKYGLVWICDSGIRVTADTLTDMTNQMTEKVGLVHGLPYVADRQGFAATLEQVYFGTSHPRSYISANVMGIKCVTGMSCLMRKDVLDQAGGLVAFAQYIAEDYFMAKAIADRGWKFSMATQVALQNSGSYSIGQFQSRLIRWTKLRINMLPGTVLEPVSECFLASLIIGWAAHYVFRWDMMVFFMCHCLAWFIADYVQLTGVQGGPPSFSKLDFAVAWFIRESMAVQIFLSALWDPTISWRTGRYRLRCGGTAEEILDV, encoded by the exons ATGGCCCTAGCGGAGGTCGCCATGCAGGGCCTGGCCGTCTTCGGCTTGCTGCTCTTCGCCGTGCTGTGGCTCATGCACTTCATGTCCATCATTTACGT CCGCCTCCATTTGCACAAGAAGACGTCGGAGGTGAAGCAGCCGGCGGGCGTGTCTCTGCTGAAGCCCTTGAAGGGCGTGGACCCCAACCTCATCTCCAACCTGGAGACCTTCTTCACCTTGGACTACCCCAAG TACGAGGTGCTGATGTGCGTTCAGGACGCGGACGACCCCGCCGTGGACGTCTGCAAGAAACTCCTGGCCAAATATCCCAACGTGGACGCTCGCCTCTTTGTCG GCGGCAAGAAGGTGGGCATCAACCCCAAGATCAACAACCTGATGCCGGGCTACGAGGGCGCCAAGTACGGCCTGGTTTGGATCTGCGACAGCGGCATCCGAG TGACGGCGGACACGCTGACGGATATGACCAATCAGATGACGGAGAAGGTGGGCCTGGTGCACGGCCTGCCGTACGTGGCCGACCGGCAGGGCTTCGCCGCCACGCTGGAGCAG GTCTACTTCGGGACGTCGCACCCGCGCTCGTACATCTCGGCCAACGTGATGGGCATCAAGTGCGTGACGGGCATGTCGTGCCTGATGCGAAAGGACGTCCTGGACCAGGCGGGCGGCCTGGTGGCCTTCGCGCAGTACATCGCCGAAGATTACTTCATGGCCAAAGCCATCGCCGACAG aggCTGGAAGTTCTCCATGGCGACGCAGGTGGCCTTGCAAAATTCCGGCTCCTACTCCATCGGGCAGTTCCAGTCGCGCTTGATCAG GTGGACCAAGCTGCGCATCAACATGCTTCCGGGCACGGTGCTGGAGCCGGTGTCCGAGTGCTTCCTGGCCAGCCTCATCATCGGGTGGGCCGCACATTACGTCTTCAG GTGGGACATGATGGTGTTCTTCATGTGTCACTGTTTGGCGTGGTTCATCGCCGACTACGTGCAGCTGACCGGAGTTCAG GGCGGCCCCCCGAGCTTCTCCAAGTTGGACTTTGCCGTGGCCTGGTTCATCCGCGAGTCCATGGCGGTGCAGATCTTCCTGTCGGCGCTGTGGGACCCCACCATCAGCTGGCGGACCGGCCGCTACCGCCTCCGCTGCGGCGGCACCGCCGAGGAGATCCTCGACGTTTAG
- the LOC144091077 gene encoding uncharacterized protein LOC144091077, protein MLSRPPPGVTPPLPPLSLADKDADGAAQTVPPPRPQFSCPCASLLPRLLAAHRMEVRRLLRGALVSLGRRVDVLERAGGRNRRRVVKTRRRSHRGGEAEQQEQGRGEGEEEVAVRTCGRFIGRMVVCQTGGGATERAPLTLFNFDPRTRQEGGGQSPKAVGFVVRHNGYGSWSQNAWLDFLRAVGDQWRGRPSPSRGQWGFFDRAAAPLISPSAAAVLLRLSSVALAALAEAPGGGPRRPLADRTAPPSLAADHCYFQVAELRQRRLGRRVNPVARKCLLAPPLPPHSASSAPLPPGQLDGGTKEKAKRVSQIRIRRTSPRETPLTPMGLPKVKRLKKKEFSVEEIYTNKNYKSPSNNRSLETIFEEPQEKDGTLLLIGQQRRRRLLLFPDFTQPRKRKRPQGAGATAAPKKRAVRRQYRVGSDADDGSDLDVMLVERLSALENFLATQGSDA, encoded by the exons ATGCTGTCCCGCCCACCACCTGGAGtgactcctcctcttcctcctctctcGTTGGCCGACAAAGATGCCGACGGAGCCGCACAAACAG TTCCCCCTCCTCGTCCTCAATTCAGCTGTCCTTGCGCCTCGTTGTTGCCCCGCCTCCTGGCCGCCCACAGGATGGAGGTACGCCGACTCCTGCGCGGGGCCCTCGTCTCGTTAGGCCGACGAGTGGACGTCCTGGAGAGGGCCGGGGGTAGGAACAGGAGGAGGGTTGTGAAGACCAGAAGGCGGAGCCACAGAGGAGGAGAGGCGGAGCAGCAGGAGCAGGGCcggggggagggggaggaggaggtggcAGTCCGAACCTGCGGGAGGTTCATCGGCCGCATGGTCGTCTGCCAGACGGGAGGCGGCGCTACCGAGCGCGCGCCGCTGACCCTCTTCAACTTTGACCCCAGGACGCGGCAGGAAGGCGGCGGCCAATCTCCGAAGGCCGTCGGTTTTGTCGTCAGGCACAACGGTTACGG CTCGTGGTCCCAGAATGCTTGGCTGGATTTTCTGCGAGCTGTAGGTGACCAATGGCGGGGCCGCCCCTCTCCCTCCCGCGGCCAATGGGGCTTCTTCGACCGGGCTGCGGCGCCGCTTATCTCGCcatccgccgccgccgtcctgcTGCGCCTGTCGTCGGTGGCGTTGGCCGCCCTGGCGGAGGCGCCCGGCGGCGGTCCCCGACGGCCCCTGGCCGACCGGACGGCTCCGCCCAGTCTGGCGGCGGATCACTG TTACTTCCAAGTGGCCGAGCTGAG ACAGCGACGGCTCGGAAGAAGAGTCAATCCCGTGGCTCGGAAGTGCCTGCTGGCCCCGCCTCTTCCTCCCCACTCCGCCTCCTCCGCTCCGCTCCCGCCCGGCCAATTGGACGGCGGCACCAAAGAG AAAGCCAAGCGCGTGTCGCAGATTCGAATCCGGCGGACGTCCCCGCGAGAGACGCCGCTGACCCCAATGGGGTTGCCTAAGGTCAAAAG GTTGAAGAAGAAGGAGTTCAGCGTGGAGGAAATTTACACCaataaaaactacaaatctCCAAGCAACAACAG gaGTCTGGAGACCATCTTCGAGGAGCCTCAGGAGAAGGACGGAACCTTGCTTCTGATTGGCCAGCAGAGGCGGCGCAGGCTCCTCCTTTTTCCTGACTTCACTCAGCCCAGGAAGAGGAAAAGGCCCCAAG GTGCGGGAGCGACCGCGGCGCCCAAAAAGCGAGCGGTCCGGCGTCAGTACCGCGTGGGGTCCGACGCTGACGACGGGTCGGACCTGGATGTGATGCTCGTGGAGAGGTTGAGCGCCCTGGAAAACTTCCTGGCTACTCAGGGCTCGGATGCCTGA
- the LOC144091081 gene encoding molybdopterin synthase catalytic subunit isoform X2, giving the protein MNPHSPPAAASQMGRDVFKLNRDRPSTEEAVAAVGSASCGAISLFVGTTREDRCEGGKVVGLEYEAYEAMVESELARLCRDVRSRWPGVAHIYVHHRLGWVKVGEASVVAAVSSPHRHDSQRALGHLVDGLKAKLPVWKKEVYDGREAAWKENAECSWARCRGNDGVQKKLSLQ; this is encoded by the exons ATGAACCCGCACTCGCCGCCC gcggcggcgtcgcaGATGGGGCGGGACGTCTTCAAGCTGAACCGCGATCGGCCGTCGACGGAGgaggcggtggcggcggtgggCAGCGCTTCCTGCGGAGCCATTTCTCTCTTCGTAG GGACCACGCGCGAGGACCGTTGCGAGGGCGGGAAGGTGGTCGGTCTGGAGTACGAGGCGTACGAGGCCATGGTCGAATCGGAGCTCGCCAGGCTGTGCCGGGATGTCAGATCGCGCTGGCCCGGCGTGGCGCACATCTACGTGCACCACCGACTCGG GTGGGTGAAAGTAGGCGAGGCCAGCGTGGTGGCGGCCGTCTCGTCGCCGCACCGCCATGACAGTCAGCGGGCCCTGGGTCACCTGGTGGACGGCTTGAAGGCCAAGCTTCCCGTGTGGAAGAAG GAAGTGTACGACGGGCGCGAGGCCGCCTGGAAGGAAAACGCCGAGTGCTCCTGGGCCCGTTGCCGTGGAAATGATGgcgtgcaaaaaaaattgtcGCTCCAATAA
- the ugcg gene encoding ceramide glucosyltransferase isoform X2 has protein sequence MAQQGNSLKPPPFAQEDVGGEAAGGRVSAEALEGRGPQPHLQPGDLLHLGLPQVRGADVRSGRGRPRRGRLQETPGQISQRGRSPLCRRQEGGHQPQDQQPDAGLRGRQVRPGLDLRQRHPSDGGHADGYDQSDDGEGGPGARPAVRGRPAGLRRHAGAGLLRDVAPALVHLGQRDGHQVRDGHVVPDAKGRPGPGGRPGGLRAVHRRRLLHGQSHRRQRLEVLHGDAGGLAKFRLLLHRAVPVALDQVDQAAHQHASGHGAGAGVRVLPGQPHHRVGRTLRLQVGHDGVLHVSLFGVVHRRLRAADRSSGRPPELLQVGLCRGLVHPRVHGGADLPVGAVGPHHQLADRPLPPPLRRHRRGDPRRLD, from the exons ATGGCGCAACAGGGAAATTCTCTCAAG CCGCCTCCATTTGCACAAGAAGACGTCGGAGGTGAAGCAGCCGGCGGGCGTGTCTCTGCTGAAGCCCTTGAAGGGCGTGGACCCCAACCTCATCTCCAACCTGGAGACCTTCTTCACCTTGGACTACCCCAAG TACGAGGTGCTGATGTGCGTTCAGGACGCGGACGACCCCGCCGTGGACGTCTGCAAGAAACTCCTGGCCAAATATCCCAACGTGGACGCTCGCCTCTTTGTCG GCGGCAAGAAGGTGGGCATCAACCCCAAGATCAACAACCTGATGCCGGGCTACGAGGGCGCCAAGTACGGCCTGGTTTGGATCTGCGACAGCGGCATCCGAG TGACGGCGGACACGCTGACGGATATGACCAATCAGATGACGGAGAAGGTGGGCCTGGTGCACGGCCTGCCGTACGTGGCCGACCGGCAGGGCTTCGCCGCCACGCTGGAGCAG GTCTACTTCGGGACGTCGCACCCGCGCTCGTACATCTCGGCCAACGTGATGGGCATCAAGTGCGTGACGGGCATGTCGTGCCTGATGCGAAAGGACGTCCTGGACCAGGCGGGCGGCCTGGTGGCCTTCGCGCAGTACATCGCCGAAGATTACTTCATGGCCAAAGCCATCGCCGACAG aggCTGGAAGTTCTCCATGGCGACGCAGGTGGCCTTGCAAAATTCCGGCTCCTACTCCATCGGGCAGTTCCAGTCGCGCTTGATCAG GTGGACCAAGCTGCGCATCAACATGCTTCCGGGCACGGTGCTGGAGCCGGTGTCCGAGTGCTTCCTGGCCAGCCTCATCATCGGGTGGGCCGCACATTACGTCTTCAG GTGGGACATGATGGTGTTCTTCATGTGTCACTGTTTGGCGTGGTTCATCGCCGACTACGTGCAGCTGACCGGAGTTCAG GGCGGCCCCCCGAGCTTCTCCAAGTTGGACTTTGCCGTGGCCTGGTTCATCCGCGAGTCCATGGCGGTGCAGATCTTCCTGTCGGCGCTGTGGGACCCCACCATCAGCTGGCGGACCGGCCGCTACCGCCTCCGCTGCGGCGGCACCGCCGAGGAGATCCTCGACGTTTAGACTGA